From a single Zygotorulaspora mrakii chromosome 2, complete sequence genomic region:
- the PRS1 gene encoding ribose phosphate diphosphokinase subunit PRS1 (similar to Saccharomyces cerevisiae PRS1 (YKL181W); ancestral locus Anc_4.278), with translation MRKCKVFVGNSHPELGAQVCEKLGIEPAPCVLKKFANGETSVQIGVSVRDEDVYVIQSGSPTVNDHIMELLILVSACRGGSAKKITAVIPQFPYSKQCKMKKHRGAITARMLANLLIMAGADHVVSMDLHASQMQGFFSKPVDNLYGGPSLAKWIRENVEDYEDAVVVSKNPGGTKRVTALADALKINFAMIHTDRRRSKDLYSQNKDIKQLRLRKQSLLRKNRPIVRQGDGPDEEENIILTNGIQTARIRNGHVIDDEDDEDDEEALSSDLSETSSMAASDSYALGGTYDATDSDDDEELLEQQQEKLITLVGNVHGRSAIILDDMIDRPGSFVSAAEHLVQNCGAKRVYVVATHGIFTGDCLEQLEESDVIHKIIVTNTYPITRERLQQSKKLVAIDVSTIFAETIRRDHYGESISVLFDSLASL, from the coding sequence atgCGCAAGTGCAAAGTTTTCGTCGGTAACTCACATCCAGAGCTAGGTGCTCAGGTCTGCGAGAAACTAGGTATTGAGCCAGCACCATGTgtgttgaagaagtttGCTAATGGGGAGACTTCCGTACAAATTGGTGTGTCCGTTAGAGACGAAGATGTATATGTCATTCAATCTGGTTCGCCAACGGTAAATGACCATATAATGGAGCTTCTGATTTTAGTGTCAGCATGTAGAGGAGGATcagcaaagaaaatcaCAGCAGTCATACCACAATTCCCATATTCTAAGCAATGtaagatgaaaaaacatAGAGGTGCGATTACAGCAAGGATGTTGGCAAATTTGCTGATCATGGCGGGTGCTGATCATGTTGTTTCAATGGATCTACATGCTTCGCAAATGCAAGGTTTCTTTTCGAAACCAGTGGATAATCTGTATGGTGGGCCAAGTTTAGCTAAATGGATTAGAGAAAACGTTGAAGACTATGAAGACGCTGTAGTCGTATCTAAAAATCCCGGTGGGACTAAGAGAGTCACTGCGCTGGCTGATGCCCTTAAAATAAATTTTGCCATGATTCACACTGATCGTCGTCGTTCCAAGGATCTGTACTCACAAAATAAGGACATAAAGCAATTAAGACTGAGAAAACAATCGTTACTGAGAAAAAATAGGCCCATCGTGAGACAGGGTGACGGTCCCGATGAGGAGGAAAACATCATCTTGACAAATGGAATTCAAACCGCAAGAATTCGCAACGGTCATGttattgatgatgaggacgacgaagatgatgaagaggcGTTATCCAGTGACTTGAGTGAAACATCATCTATGGCTGCCAGCGATTCTTATGCCCTTGGAGGAACCTATGATGCAACGGAttctgatgatgacgaagagCTCTTGGAGCAACAGCAAGAAAAGTTAATCACTCTTGTTGGAAATGTTCATGGCCGCTCTGCTATTATCTTGGATGATATGATTGATAGACCAGGCTCTTTTGTTAGTGCAGCAGAACATTTAGTGCAAAACTGTGGTGCTAAGAGAGTTTATGTTGTCGCTACGCATGGTATATTCACAGGTGACTGTCTTGAACAACTTGAAGAATCTGACGTTATACACAAAATTATCGTGACAAACACATATCCAATTACAAGAGAACGTTTACAGCAGTCCAAAAAATTAGTGGCTATCGATGTTTCTACTATATTTGCGGAGACTATCCGCCGCGATCACTACGGCGAAAGTATTTCAGTTTTATTTGATTCCCTTGCTTCGCTTTAA
- the CTR3 gene encoding high-affinity Cu transporter CTR3 (similar to Saccharomyces cerevisiae CTR3 (YLR411W); ancestral locus Anc_4.277), protein MSTGPDLIQGFNMMSMGGMGSMGGSNSSNSTHSANQCKISMLWNWYTIDTCFIARSWRCDTKGKFAGSCIGCFALVVAAQWLNRVSRQFDIELVKRHKMKYLGDQLSKNVLSSDDVTSELSNDQLHQITNESGLMTTIIALQKTLSHTWYFNFCGRRETIEDNALEKSLSCCSAAPSVQIYPSFLDHIVRVGVFVLQWGLSYIIMLLFMYYNGYIIISCIIGAFVGRFLFNYEPLGICGGSNGNSSLVAHDREENDRKCCM, encoded by the coding sequence ATGAGTACTGGACCCGATTTAATTCAAGGCTTCAATATGATGTCAATGGGAGGAATGGGAAGCATGGGTGGTTCAAATAGCTCTAATTCTACACATAGCGCCAATCAATGTAAGATATCTATGCTGTGGAATTGGTACACAATTGACACATGTTTCATCGCAAGATCATGGAGATGTGACACAAAGGGAAAGTTCGCTGGCTCCTGCATTGGTTGTTTTGCacttgttgttgctgcaCAGTGGCTGAATAGGGTTTCGCGCCAATTTGACATTGAATTAGTCAAGAGACATAAAATGAAGTACCTCGGTGATCAACTCAGTAAAAACGTGCTCTCTTCCGATGATGTTACCTCCGAATTGAGCAACGATCAATTGCATCAAATCACAAATGAATCTGGTTTAATGACTACGATAATCGCACTGCAAAAAACATTATCTCACACATggtatttcaatttttgcgGAAGAAGAGAAACCATCGAAGATAATGCTTTGGAGAAATCATTATCCTGTTGTTCGGCCGCACCATCTGTCCAAATATATCCAAGCTTTTTGGATCATATTGTGAGGGTTGGCGTTTTCGTATTACAATGGGGTCTTTCATACATTATTATGTTGCTATTCATGTACTATAACGGTTACATTATAATCAGTTGCATAATCGGAGCGTTCGTTGGCCGATTCTTGTTCAACTACGAACCACTGGGTATTTGCGGTGGTTCTAATGGAAACAGCAGCCTGGTTGCTCACGATCGTGAGGAAAATGATAGAAAATGTTGCATGTAA
- the BER1 gene encoding Ber1p (similar to Saccharomyces cerevisiae YLR412W; ancestral locus Anc_4.279) produces the protein MTSTYGSRTFDEKLAVCRENVKNSIMFKELSEKLQTYLKDVEKIRCLAIGSFNGDHQARYQLALLLEIIDLVSCDKSAVSIYDPVFNDEDIKFIQDEGWSLEENISVAKDYCQDTLFFLPHAPLDLTEKILADEKPKFWLANHIVIHTDRYTKVQLHDAYPMISKLVHVCEQNQTTQSTASDEQEFTTFVPKRKRRYNNKYKYKEPEIEYSSIKTYFKECIVVTDFNKGALLRKQPWVNSFSDLAFQLIL, from the coding sequence ATGACAAGCACGTATGGCTCCAGAACCTTTGATGAAAAGCTGGCCGTATGTAGGGAGAATGTGAAGAACTCCATAATGTTTAAAGAGTTGAGCGAAAAACTACAaacatatttgaaagatgtggAAAAAATAAGATGTCTAGCTATTGGTAGCTTCAATGGAGATCACCAGGCAAGGTATCAACTAGCATTGCTTCTGGAGATAATTGACCTCGTTTCTTGCGACAAATCTGCCGTATCAATTTATGATCCTGTTTTTAATGACGAAGACATAAAGTTTATCCAAGATGAGGGTTGGTCgcttgaagaaaatataaGTGTGGCCAAAGACTACTGCCAGGATACTTTATTCTTCCTGCCACATGCCCCATTGGACTTGACAGAAAAAATACTGGCGGACGAGAAACCTAAATTCTGGTTGGCAAATCATATAGTCATTCACACCGATCGATATACAAAGGTCCAATTGCACGATGCATATCCGATGATAAGTAAACTCGTTCATGTTTGTGAACAGAATCAAACGACACAATCAACAGCCTCTGATGAGCAGGAATTTACTACCTTCGTGCcgaaaaggaagagaagGTATAACAATAAATACAAGTACAAAGAGCcagaaattgaatatagCTCTATAAAAACCTACTTTAAGGAATGCATTGTGGTAACAGATTTCAATAAAGGAGCACTGCTCAGGAAACAACCGTGGGttaattctttttctgatcTAGCATTTCAGTTAATTCTGTGA
- the VIP1 gene encoding inositol polyphosphate kinase VIP1 (similar to Saccharomyces cerevisiae VIP1 (YLR410W); ancestral locus Anc_4.276), with the protein MGNNVTDAGAGQKTMSTKMDNTVPSSPSSPIALDQKTKKAMESIAPILEGFIPKTSASENTSLKLPPPSIPCHSDSMEEEDVGTTLQKTLSINSQPSVGAPGEKTRSHSEFGEHDQTITPSLEPQQFLTDIDHQEELQLAELGVKTPVFQQTVIDPMNSPVLPVATAAPPSTNVSSNSSSRKSSIGNAKPQLAKIGKIGVCAMDAKALSKPCRRILNLLIENGEFEPVIFGDKVILDEKIENWPTCDFLISFFSSGFPLDKAISYVRLRKPFIINDLMMQKVLWDRRLCLQVLAAANVPTPPRLEISRDGGPRVDDELRAKLLNKGVDVQPIKAPKWRMIDEDTLEVNGEIMSKPFVEKPVDGEDHNIYIYYHSKNGGGGRRLFRKVGNKSSEFDPNLAAPRTEGSYIYEQFMDTDNFEDVKAYTVGEKFCHAETRKSPVVDGIVRRNTHGKEVRYITELTKDEKEMARQVSKAFSQMICGFDLLRVSGSSYVIDVNGFSFVKDNNSYYDACARILRDTFVHAKKRMDAENRNLPAIQEEKTQKWVFKGLVTVIRHADRTPKQKFKHSFTSPIFISLLKGHKEEVVIRNVSDLKIVLKALKIAEEENAEDPAKLLVLSNALEKKLEFPGTKIQLKPILNCDNEVEKVQFILKWGGEPTHSARYQARDLGEQMRQDFDLLNKSILHNIKIFSSSERRVLLSAQIWAQALFGADELGSDEISVRKDLLDDSNAAKDLMDKVKKKLKPLLREGKEPPQQFAWPPKMPEPYYVIKRVVELMNYQQKIMHHNFETRDVNAMQPKWCCAEDASLFKERWDKLFKEFNNVEKVDPSKISELYDTMKYDALHNRKFLEQIFDPCEIVDPEVGNHSLVDRYPINILAKNNFKIIDSNQNLSSNSVKTGGNSVGSLGWVLESGKTSRATSKSGSIFDDPKFMQLRELYKLAKVLFDFICPKEYGISDSEKLDIGLLTSLPLAKQILKDLEDMKNREEPACVAYFTKESHIYTLLNIIYESGIPMRIARNALPECDYLSQINFELYESTDASGQKTHSIRLKMSPGCHTQDPLDVQLDDKHYISCIPKISLTKHLDMDYVQQKLRNKFGRVNMPQKFTPVNITSPNLTFQRDNSHHGYINDCKVDTSTPPLEPLSTPHSSASIDNTLEE; encoded by the coding sequence ATGGGAAACAACGTTACTGACGCAGGTGCTGGTCAAAAAACAATGTCAACGAAGATGGATAATACGGTCCCGAGTTCTCCTTCATCTCCTATTGCTTTGGATCAGAAAACTAAAAAAGCTATGGAGTCTATTGCCCCAATTTTAGAAGGTTTCATTCCAAAGACCTCGGCAAGCGAAAATACATCATTGAAGTTGCCTCCACCCTCAATTCCATGCCATAGTGATTCTATGGAGGAAGAAGACGTTGGAACTACCCTGCAAAAGACCTTGAGTATTAATTCGCAGCCTAGCGTAGGAGCTCCAGGTGAGAAGACTCGCTCTCACTCAGAATTTGGGGAGCATGACCAGACTATCACGCCTTCGCTAGAACCACAACAGTTTCTCACAGACATTGATCATCAGGAAGAATTGCAATTAGCCGAGTTGGGTGTTAAAACGCCAGTTTTTCAGCAAACTGTAATCGACCCCATGAATTCACCTGTGCTACCCGTGGCCACTGCTGCACCTCCTTCCACTAATGTAAGCTCTAATAGTTCATCAAGGAAGTCCTCGATAGGGAACGCTAAGCCACAGCTCGCCAAAATCGGGAAAATCGGTGTATGTGCAATGGATGCAAAAGCATTGTCCAAACCGTGTAGGAGAATTTTAAACCTTTTGATTGAGAATGGCGAATTCGAACCTGTCATTTTTGGTGACAAAGTTATTCTTGATGAGAAGATTGAAAACTGGCCCACTTGCGactttttaatatctttcttctcttcgGGATTTCCATTGGATAAGGCTATCTCCTACGTTAGACTACGAAAGCcattcatcatcaatgacTTGATGATGCAGAAGGTCCTGTGGGACAGAAGGTTGTGTTTGCAAGTATTGGCAGCGGCAAACGTGCCTACTCCACCAAGGTTAGAAATAAGCAGAGATGGTGGTCCGAGAGTCGATGATGAGCTCAGAGCAAAATTGTTAAATAAAGGTGTTGATGTTCAGCCTATTAAAGCTCCGAAATGGCGTATGATCGATGAAGATACATTGGAAGTTAATGGCGAAATAATGAGCAAACCATTCGTCGAGAAACCTGTTGATGGTGAAGATCATAACATTTATATCTATTACCACTCGAAAAATGGTGGTGGGGGCCGTAGATTATTCCGTAAAGTTGGAAACAAATCTTCAGAATTTGATCCCAATTTAGCCGCTCCAAGAACGGAGGGATCCTACATCTACGAGCAATTTATGGACACTGATAACTTTGAGGACGTCAAAGCATATACAGTTGGGGAAAAATTCTGCCATGCCGAAACAAGAAAGTCACCTGTTGTCGATGGTATAGTGAGAAGAAATACACATGGTAAAGAGGTTAGGTATATCACAGAACTAAcgaaagatgaaaaggaaatggcAAGGCAAGTTTCCAAGGCATTTTCACAGATGATTTGTGGATTCGATTTATTAAGGGTCTCAGGCAGTAGTTATGTCATTGATGTTAATGGATTCTCCTTCGTTAAGGACAATAATTCATATTACGACGCATGTGCAAGAATTTTGAGAGATACTTTTGTCCATGCTAAGAAACGCATGGACGCAGAAAATAGGAACTTACCTGCtattcaagaagaaaagacgCAAAAATGGGTTTTTAAAGGATTAGTGACTGTTATTCGTCATGCCGACAGAACTCCCAAACAAAAGTTCAAGCACTCTTTTACTTCACCGATattcatttctttattGAAGGGTCACAAGGAAGAAGTAGTTATCAGAAACGTGAGTGATTTAAAAATCGTGCTAAAGGCACTTAAAATTgcagaagaagagaatgCAGAAGATCCCGCTAAGCTGCTAGTCCTATCTAAtgctttggaaaaaaagttaGAGTTTCCAGGTaccaaaattcaattgaaaccTATTTTAAATTGTGATAACGAAGTGGAAAAGGTTCAGTTCATTTTAAAATGGGGCGGCGAACCAACGCACTCAGCTCGTTATCAGGCAAGGGACCTTGGCGAACAAATGAGACAGgattttgatttattgaaCAAAAGCATCCTTCATAAtattaaaattttttcatcatccgAGAGAAGAGTTCTATTGTCTGCTCAAATTTGGGCACAAGCTTTGTTCGGTGCTGATGAACTAGGAAGTGATGAAATTAGTGTAAGAAAAGATCTTTTGGATGACAGTAATGCAGCCAAAGATTTAATGGATaaagtgaagaagaaactgaagCCTTTGTTGAGAGAAGGGAAAGAGCCGCCTCAACAATTTGCTTGGCCCCCAAAGATGCCCGAACCCTACTATGTGATCAAGCGAGTCGTAGAACTGATGAATTATCAGCAAAAAATAATGCACCACAACTTTGAAACCAGAGATGTCAACGCCATGCAACCAAAATGGTGTTGTGCTGAGGATGCAAGtttattcaaagaaagatgggataaacttttcaaagaatttaatAACGTCGAAAAAGTTGACCCCTCCAAAATCTCAGAACTTTACGACACGATGAAGTACGATGCACTGCATAACAGAAAATTTCTAGAGCAAATATTTGACCCCTGTGAGATTGTCGATCCAGAAGTAGGCAATCACTCGCTGGTGGATCGCTATCCGATTAACATTTTGGCtaaaaataatttcaaaatcatagATAGCAATCAAAATCTATCTTCGAACTCCGTCAAGACTGGAGGGAATAGTGTTGGCTCTCTTGGTTGGGTTCTTGAGAGCGGGAAAACATCACGGGCAACCTCTAAATCCGGTTCAATCTTCGATGATCCAAAATTCATGCAACTGCGTGAACTATACAAATTGGCCAAagttctttttgatttcatttgtCCAAAAGAATACGGTATATCTGACTCAGAAAAATTGGATATTGGACTGTTAACCTCATTGCCATTAGCCAAacagatattgaaagatcTAGAAGACATGAAAAATAGGGAAGAACCGGCATGCGTCGCATATTTCACGAAAGAGTCTCATATCTACACTTTGTTGAATATAATTTACGAATCTGGCATACCAATGAGAATTGCAAGAAATGCGCTTCCAGAATGCGATTATCTATCTCAGATCAATTTCGAATTGTACGAAAGCACTGACGCTTCGGGTCAAAAAACACATTCAATAAGATTGAAAATGTCACCAGGGTGTCATACTCAAGACCCGCTAGATGTTCAATTAGACGATAAGCACTACATCAGCTGCATTCCCAAAATATCATTGACTAAACATCTGGATATGGATTATGTACAACAAAAATTaagaaacaaatttggTAGAGTCAATATGCCACAAAAGTTCACGCCAGTCAATATCACAAGTCCTAACTTAACTTTCCAAAGGGACAATAGCCATCACGGGTACATCAACGACTGCAAAGTGGACACCTCAACTCCACCATTAGAGCCACTTTCAACTCCTCATTCTTCGGCATCGATCGACAACACTTTGGAAGAATGA